One genomic segment of Burkholderiaceae bacterium includes these proteins:
- a CDS encoding hemin uptake protein HemP — translation MTPPAAPPQPPPQSPPIAAGRDDAAAPLPSEALLQGRRTVEIRHNGAVYRLQATRQGKLILTK, via the coding sequence GTGACCCCTCCTGCCGCGCCGCCGCAACCTCCGCCACAGTCGCCGCCCATTGCTGCGGGCCGCGACGATGCGGCCGCACCGCTGCCCAGCGAAGCCCTGCTGCAGGGGCGCCGGACGGTGGAGATCCGCCACAACGGCGCGGTGTACCGCCTGCAGGCCACGCGCCAGGGCAAGCTGATCCTGACCAAGTGA
- the boxA gene encoding benzoyl-CoA 2,3-epoxidase subunit BoxA — MDTRTDTTLLKQHLIDPAICIRCGACEAACPIQAISHDANNYVVDPSICEQCLACIPGCPTGAIDNWRMVPTARAYALDEQFGWFELPEELTPAQLAESGAEVPDDAATAAGDAPQTLAQAEAALAVEPAGDGAFASPAAGSYTARTPPWSAAHAYVNLYGARAAQKTVTATCVGNVRVTEVGKDYDTHHVILDFGAMPFPVLEGQSIGVIPPGQDARGQPHFARQYSVASARNGERPGYNNVSLTIKRVLQDYEGNPVRGVASNFMCDLKVGDRVEVIGPFGSTFLMPNHPKSHIVMICTGTGSAPMRAMTEWRRRLRKSGKFEGGRLLLFFGARSKEELPYFGPLQSLPRDFIDIHFAFSRTPGQPKTYVQDRLRERAADLAPLLQDANCFFYVCGLKAMESGVMQALRDVAQGAGLNWTELSERLKKEGRLHLETY; from the coding sequence ATGGACACCCGAACCGACACCACGCTGCTCAAGCAGCACCTGATCGACCCGGCCATCTGCATCCGCTGCGGCGCCTGCGAGGCGGCGTGCCCCATCCAGGCCATCTCGCACGACGCCAACAACTACGTCGTCGATCCGTCCATCTGCGAGCAGTGCCTGGCCTGCATCCCGGGTTGCCCGACCGGCGCCATCGACAACTGGCGCATGGTGCCCACGGCACGCGCCTATGCGCTGGACGAGCAGTTCGGCTGGTTCGAACTGCCCGAGGAGCTGACGCCGGCGCAGCTGGCCGAGTCCGGCGCCGAGGTGCCGGACGACGCGGCCACGGCGGCCGGCGACGCGCCGCAGACGCTGGCCCAGGCCGAGGCGGCGCTGGCCGTGGAGCCGGCCGGCGACGGCGCCTTTGCCAGCCCCGCCGCCGGCAGCTACACCGCGCGCACGCCGCCCTGGTCGGCCGCGCACGCCTACGTCAACCTGTACGGCGCGCGCGCCGCGCAAAAGACGGTGACCGCCACCTGCGTGGGCAACGTGCGCGTCACCGAGGTCGGCAAGGACTACGACACGCACCACGTCATCCTGGACTTCGGCGCCATGCCCTTCCCGGTGCTGGAGGGCCAGTCCATCGGCGTCATCCCGCCCGGGCAGGACGCGCGCGGCCAGCCGCACTTCGCGCGCCAGTACTCGGTGGCCAGCGCGCGCAACGGCGAGCGGCCGGGCTACAACAACGTCTCGCTCACCATCAAGCGCGTGCTGCAGGACTACGAGGGCAACCCGGTGCGCGGCGTGGCCAGCAACTTCATGTGCGACCTGAAGGTGGGCGACCGGGTCGAGGTGATCGGGCCCTTCGGCTCCACCTTCCTGATGCCCAACCACCCGAAGAGCCACATCGTGATGATCTGCACCGGCACCGGCAGCGCGCCCATGCGCGCCATGACCGAGTGGCGCCGGCGCCTGCGCAAGAGCGGCAAATTCGAGGGCGGGCGCCTGCTGCTGTTCTTCGGCGCGCGCTCCAAGGAGGAGCTGCCCTACTTCGGCCCGCTGCAAAGCCTGCCGCGCGACTTCATCGACATCCACTTCGCCTTCAGCCGCACCCCCGGCCAGCCCAAGACCTACGTGCAGGACCGCCTGCGCGAGCGCGCCGCCGACCTGGCGCCGCTGCTGCAGGACGCCAACTGCTTCTTTTACGTGTGCGGCCTCAAGGCGATGGAAAGCGGGGTGATGCAGGCGCTGCGCGACGTCGCGCAGGGCGCGGGGCTGAACTGGACCGAGCTGAGCGAGCGCCTGAAGAAGGAAGGGCGCCTGCACCTGGAGACCTACTGA
- a CDS encoding energy transducer TonB yields the protein MPTLPALGRNAVVVGVVIALHGAALWALQAGLLQRPPEEVVVPAQLLAEFVAPPPAVAAAPTPAPAPAVAPPPMPAPKPHPVAQPAPRKVQHTPAPAATPQPLAVAEAAPTAPVMAAAPPPSVPAADATPAPAQADAAPAAAPAPPAVVQPSSKAAYLNNPAPAYPAMSRRLGESGRVVVRVLIGTDGRAREAHVQKSSGYDRLDRVALETARDRWRYVPGTRGGVPEAMWFNVPINFVLE from the coding sequence ATGCCCACGCTGCCCGCGCTCGGCCGCAACGCCGTGGTCGTGGGCGTCGTCATCGCCCTGCACGGCGCGGCGCTGTGGGCCTTGCAGGCTGGCCTGCTGCAACGCCCGCCCGAAGAGGTGGTGGTGCCGGCGCAGCTGCTGGCCGAGTTCGTGGCGCCGCCGCCGGCCGTAGCTGCCGCCCCAACGCCAGCACCCGCGCCCGCAGTCGCGCCGCCACCCATGCCGGCGCCCAAGCCGCATCCGGTGGCGCAGCCGGCGCCGCGCAAGGTTCAGCACACACCCGCGCCGGCCGCCACGCCCCAGCCGCTGGCCGTGGCCGAGGCCGCGCCCACCGCGCCCGTGATGGCGGCAGCGCCCCCGCCTTCCGTCCCGGCGGCCGACGCAACACCGGCCCCGGCCCAGGCCGACGCCGCCCCTGCGGCCGCGCCAGCGCCCCCGGCGGTGGTGCAGCCCTCGTCCAAGGCGGCCTACCTCAACAACCCAGCCCCCGCCTACCCCGCCATGAGCCGCCGCCTGGGCGAATCCGGCCGCGTGGTGGTGCGCGTGCTGATCGGCACCGACGGCCGGGCGCGCGAGGCGCACGTTCAAAAGTCCAGCGGCTACGACCGGCTGGACCGGGTGGCGCTGGAGACCGCGCGCGACCGCTGGCGCTACGTGCCCGGCACGCGCGGCGGCGTGCCCGAGGCCATGTGGTTCAACGTCCCCATCAATTTCGTTCTGGAGTAA
- a CDS encoding biopolymer transporter ExbD: MAGFIADEHEDVMSEINMVPFIDVMLVLLIVFIITVPVMKHVVDVQLPRASADKEVVQPQTLRLTVKADGSYWLDDKAVSDEQLAARLQAAGRQQPQPELHLRGDRDVRYERVAQAMAAAQQAGIQKIGFITEPPRP; encoded by the coding sequence ATGGCCGGATTCATCGCCGACGAGCACGAGGACGTGATGAGCGAGATCAACATGGTCCCGTTCATCGACGTGATGCTGGTGCTGCTGATCGTCTTCATCATCACCGTGCCGGTGATGAAGCACGTCGTCGACGTGCAACTGCCGCGCGCCAGCGCCGACAAGGAAGTGGTCCAGCCGCAGACGCTGCGCCTGACGGTGAAGGCCGACGGCAGCTATTGGCTGGACGACAAGGCCGTGAGCGACGAACAGCTGGCCGCGCGCCTGCAGGCCGCCGGCCGGCAGCAGCCGCAACCCGAGCTGCACCTGCGCGGCGACCGCGACGTGCGCTACGAGCGCGTGGCCCAGGCCATGGCCGCGGCGCAGCAGGCCGGCATCCAGAAGATCGGCTTCATCACCGAGCCGCCACGGCCCTGA
- the boxB gene encoding benzoyl-CoA 2,3-epoxidase subunit BoxB: MSSINYSDKIPNNVNLSEDRTLQRALESWQPDYLKWWQDMGPDGSHGFDVYLRTATSVDPQGWAHFDYVKMPEYRWGIFLNPAEQDRKIHFGDHLGEAAWQDVPGEHRANLRRIIVTQGDTEPASVEQQRHLGLTAPSQYDLRNLFQVNVEEGRHLWAMVYLLHKYFGRDGREEGEALLERRSGQEDNPRILQAFNEKTPDWLSFFMFTYFTDRDGKFQLCALAESSFDPLARTTRFMLTEEAHHMFVGESGVSRVIQRTVDVMNQLKTDDVQKLRHAGVIDLPTLQRYLNFHFSVTIDLFGADESSNAATFYSTGLKGRFEEGKRQDDHILKGQHYKVLNVVDGKLQEKDVPMLNALNEVLRDDYIKDSVGGVTRWNRVIEKAGIPFRLTVPHKAFNRRIGALAGVRVSPEGQVVSEAEWNAKARDWLPTVEDRAYVTSLMGRVVEPGKFAGWIAPPVMGINRQPVDFEYVRFN; this comes from the coding sequence ATGAGCAGCATCAACTACAGCGACAAGATCCCCAACAACGTCAACCTGTCCGAGGATCGCACGCTGCAGCGCGCGCTCGAGAGCTGGCAGCCCGACTACCTGAAGTGGTGGCAGGACATGGGCCCCGATGGCTCGCACGGCTTCGACGTCTACCTGCGCACCGCCACCAGCGTCGATCCGCAGGGCTGGGCGCACTTCGACTACGTCAAGATGCCGGAGTACCGCTGGGGCATCTTTTTGAACCCCGCTGAGCAGGACCGCAAGATCCACTTCGGCGACCACCTGGGCGAGGCCGCCTGGCAGGACGTGCCCGGCGAGCACCGCGCCAACCTGCGCCGCATCATCGTCACCCAGGGCGACACCGAGCCGGCCAGCGTCGAGCAGCAGCGCCACCTGGGCCTGACGGCGCCCAGCCAGTACGACCTGCGCAACCTGTTCCAGGTCAACGTCGAGGAAGGCCGCCACCTGTGGGCCATGGTCTACCTGCTGCACAAGTACTTCGGCCGCGACGGCCGCGAGGAAGGCGAGGCGCTGCTGGAGCGCCGCAGCGGCCAGGAGGACAACCCGCGCATCCTGCAGGCCTTCAACGAGAAGACGCCCGACTGGCTCTCCTTCTTCATGTTCACCTACTTCACCGACCGCGACGGCAAGTTTCAGCTGTGTGCGCTGGCCGAAAGCAGCTTCGATCCGCTGGCGCGCACCACGCGCTTCATGCTGACCGAGGAGGCGCATCACATGTTCGTCGGCGAGTCGGGCGTCAGCCGCGTGATCCAGCGCACGGTGGACGTGATGAACCAGCTCAAGACCGACGACGTGCAAAAGCTGCGCCACGCCGGCGTGATCGACCTGCCCACGCTGCAGCGCTACCTGAACTTCCACTTCAGCGTCACGATCGACCTGTTCGGCGCCGACGAGTCCAGCAACGCCGCCACCTTCTACAGCACCGGCCTGAAGGGCCGCTTCGAGGAAGGCAAGCGCCAGGACGACCACATCCTCAAGGGCCAGCACTACAAGGTGCTGAACGTGGTGGATGGCAAGCTGCAGGAGAAGGACGTGCCCATGCTCAACGCCCTCAACGAGGTGCTGCGTGACGACTACATCAAGGACTCGGTGGGCGGCGTGACGCGCTGGAACCGCGTGATCGAGAAGGCCGGCATTCCCTTCCGCCTGACGGTGCCGCACAAGGCCTTCAACCGCCGCATCGGCGCGCTGGCCGGCGTGCGCGTCAGCCCCGAGGGCCAGGTCGTGAGCGAGGCCGAGTGGAACGCCAAGGCGCGCGACTGGCTGCCCACCGTCGAGGACCGCGCCTACGTCACCAGCCTGATGGGCCGCGTGGTCGAGCCCGGCAAGTTCGCCGGCTGGATCGCCCCGCCGGTGATGGGCATCAACCGCCAGCCGGTGGACTTCGAGTACGTGCGCTTTAATTGA
- a CDS encoding (2Fe-2S)-binding protein: MIVCVCNRISDREITRHVRAGMSFDDLQLELGVATCCGSCERCARELVEQCNAARPVAALTQAQNQDGTAWARA, translated from the coding sequence ATGATCGTCTGTGTCTGCAACCGCATCTCCGACCGCGAGATCACCCGCCACGTCCGTGCCGGCATGAGCTTCGACGATCTCCAGCTCGAGCTGGGCGTGGCCACCTGCTGCGGCTCGTGCGAGCGCTGCGCGCGCGAGCTGGTCGAGCAATGCAACGCGGCCCGGCCGGTCGCGGCGCTGACCCAGGCCCAGAACCAGGACGGCACGGCCTGGGCGCGTGCCTGA
- a CDS encoding MotA/TolQ/ExbB proton channel family protein, giving the protein METPFGLIHVWSQGDLVTRSVFAVLVFMSLVSWVVILVKALGVVRAKRQAARVEGFWHSSDMAEGLSKLGPDADNPFRQLALDGREAAAHQRATQAQLHDSLNASDWISRALQGSIDYSTARLQQGLAVLASVGSTAPFVGLFGTVWGIYHALMRISGAGQASIDQVAGPIGEALIMTALGLAVAIPAVLGYNALVRGNKHIQLRLGRFAHDLHAYYVTGARVGVSASDPKVLPIKKG; this is encoded by the coding sequence ATGGAAACCCCCTTCGGTCTGATTCACGTGTGGAGCCAGGGCGACCTGGTCACGCGCAGCGTGTTCGCGGTGCTGGTGTTCATGTCGCTGGTCTCGTGGGTGGTCATCCTCGTCAAGGCGCTGGGCGTCGTGCGCGCCAAGCGCCAGGCCGCGCGGGTGGAGGGCTTCTGGCACTCCAGCGACATGGCCGAGGGCCTGTCCAAGCTGGGCCCTGATGCCGACAACCCGTTTCGGCAGCTCGCCCTCGACGGGCGCGAGGCCGCCGCCCACCAACGCGCCACGCAGGCGCAGCTGCACGACTCGCTGAACGCCAGCGACTGGATCTCGCGCGCGCTGCAGGGCAGCATCGACTACAGCACCGCCCGGCTGCAGCAGGGCCTGGCCGTGCTGGCCTCGGTGGGCTCCACCGCGCCCTTCGTCGGCCTGTTCGGCACCGTGTGGGGCATCTATCACGCGCTGATGCGCATCAGCGGCGCCGGCCAGGCCAGCATCGACCAGGTGGCCGGCCCGATCGGCGAGGCGCTGATCATGACCGCGCTGGGCCTGGCCGTGGCCATCCCGGCGGTGCTGGGCTACAACGCGCTGGTGCGCGGCAACAAGCACATCCAGCTCAGGCTGGGGCGCTTTGCGCACGACCTGCACGCCTACTACGTGACCGGCGCGCGCGTGGGCGTCAGCGCCAGCGACCCCAAGGTGCTGCCCATCAAGAAGGGTTGA
- a CDS encoding ABC transporter permease: MSARRRLRIAERARARFGAAWRATLLAVLRDKGVLLILLAAPVVYGFFYPWPYSTQAVTRVPVALVDQDNSSLSRQITRFAAADPHLQLVRVTANEHEARQLLWQGRIEGYALLPPDLRRRVLRGEPAVVPIEGNGAYTLLNKAVLTGFSQAVGTVSAGVEIRKLQAGGLGPAQAAAARSPLNLQAAALFNPTEGYGSYVVPAVALLILQQTLLMGAAMLVGGWAESQQLRATPAAWLGRVAGLSCIGLASGAFYFGWVFFLQDYPRGGNPPAAALLLLLYVPAVCALGLVIGCLVRDRERALQVLLFTALPMFFLSGVPWPDEALPPLLQALRWLIPSTLGIQASLRVNQMGAPLADVWMYLAALAVQCGVSMGVLVILARRSAPRPPGPAAPAR; the protein is encoded by the coding sequence ATGTCCGCGCGGCGCCGCCTGCGCATCGCCGAACGGGCGCGCGCGCGCTTTGGGGCCGCATGGCGCGCCACCCTGCTGGCCGTGCTGCGCGACAAGGGCGTGCTGCTGATCCTGCTGGCGGCGCCGGTGGTGTATGGCTTCTTCTACCCCTGGCCCTACAGCACCCAGGCCGTCACGCGCGTGCCGGTGGCGCTGGTCGACCAGGACAACAGCAGCCTGTCGCGCCAGATCACCCGCTTTGCCGCCGCCGATCCGCACCTGCAGCTGGTGCGCGTCACCGCCAACGAGCACGAGGCGCGCCAGCTGCTGTGGCAAGGCCGCATCGAGGGCTACGCGCTGCTGCCGCCCGACCTGCGGCGCCGCGTGCTGCGCGGCGAGCCGGCGGTGGTGCCGATCGAAGGCAACGGCGCCTACACCCTGCTCAACAAGGCGGTGCTGACCGGCTTTTCCCAGGCCGTGGGCACCGTCTCGGCCGGGGTCGAAATCCGCAAGCTGCAGGCCGGCGGCCTGGGCCCCGCGCAGGCGGCCGCGGCGCGCAGCCCGCTCAACCTGCAGGCCGCCGCCCTGTTCAACCCCACCGAGGGCTACGGCAGCTACGTGGTGCCCGCCGTGGCGCTATTGATTTTGCAGCAGACGCTGCTGATGGGCGCCGCCATGCTGGTGGGCGGCTGGGCCGAGAGCCAGCAGTTGCGCGCCACGCCCGCGGCCTGGCTGGGGCGCGTGGCCGGCCTGTCGTGCATCGGCCTGGCCAGCGGCGCGTTTTATTTCGGCTGGGTGTTCTTCCTGCAGGACTACCCGCGCGGCGGCAATCCGCCTGCCGCCGCCCTGCTGTTGCTGCTGTACGTGCCGGCCGTGTGCGCGCTGGGCCTGGTCATCGGCTGCCTGGTGCGCGACCGCGAGCGCGCCCTGCAGGTGCTGCTGTTCACGGCCCTGCCGATGTTCTTTCTCTCGGGCGTGCCATGGCCGGACGAGGCGCTGCCCCCGCTGCTGCAGGCGCTGCGCTGGCTGATCCCCAGCACGCTGGGCATCCAGGCCTCGCTGCGCGTCAACCAGATGGGCGCGCCGCTGGCCGACGTGTGGATGTATCTGGCCGCGCTGGCGGTGCAGTGCGGCGTCAGCATGGGAGTGCTCGTCATCCTGGCGCGGCGCTCCGCACCCAGGCCGCCAGGCCCAGCAGCGCCAGCGCGCTGA
- a CDS encoding ABC transporter permease, whose product MPDQPGFIPSLRRELARLAARPWDLAFITWLPLLGCALIWWIFSAGLPERLAIGVLDQDQSAISRQIARWLDATPGLRVIERYADEGQMDRALRNGRVHAAVQLPRGLAERVKRGRAATVVLLHNAQLGTHSGLIQRDVRTVVGTVSAGIELTARNKRGEPMAFARTSMEPIRTTLVSLFNTAGNYEQFLTVALIPALLHIMAMAAGAWAVGCELRDRSLGGWLGPAPRPRRTLAALLGKLLPAWLGLSGVGGAGLAWLALGRGWSPAGSLGWTLAALAVFIALSIALGAFFAALTRSLRMALSATGFISAPAFAFGGMGFPLAAMPAPARAWALALPYTHYARVQAAQLQIGAPLADSLAAPLAMALAGALLLGASAALLARTARQPKRWGAR is encoded by the coding sequence ATGCCCGATCAACCCGGCTTCATCCCGAGCCTGCGGCGCGAGCTGGCGCGGCTGGCGGCGCGCCCGTGGGACCTAGCTTTCATCACCTGGCTGCCGCTGCTCGGCTGCGCGTTGATCTGGTGGATCTTTTCGGCCGGCCTGCCCGAGCGCCTGGCGATCGGCGTGCTCGACCAGGACCAGTCGGCCATCTCGCGGCAGATCGCGCGCTGGCTTGACGCCACGCCCGGCCTTCGCGTGATCGAGCGCTACGCCGACGAAGGCCAGATGGACCGCGCCCTGCGCAATGGCCGCGTGCACGCCGCGGTGCAGCTGCCGCGGGGGCTGGCCGAGCGCGTCAAGCGGGGCCGGGCGGCCACCGTCGTCCTGCTGCACAACGCCCAGCTGGGCACGCACTCGGGCCTGATCCAGCGCGACGTGCGCACCGTCGTCGGCACCGTCTCCGCCGGCATCGAACTGACGGCGCGCAACAAGCGCGGCGAGCCCATGGCCTTCGCCCGCACCAGCATGGAGCCGATCCGCACCACCCTGGTCAGCCTGTTCAACACGGCCGGCAACTACGAGCAGTTCCTCACCGTCGCCCTCATTCCGGCGCTGCTGCACATCATGGCCATGGCCGCCGGCGCCTGGGCCGTGGGCTGCGAGCTGCGCGATCGCAGCCTGGGCGGCTGGCTGGGCCCAGCCCCCCGCCCGCGCCGCACGCTGGCGGCCCTGCTGGGCAAGCTGCTGCCCGCATGGCTGGGCCTGAGCGGGGTGGGCGGCGCAGGCCTGGCGTGGCTTGCGCTGGGGCGCGGCTGGAGCCCGGCCGGCTCGCTCGGCTGGACGCTGGCCGCGCTGGCCGTCTTCATCGCGCTGTCCATCGCCCTGGGCGCTTTTTTTGCCGCCCTCACGCGCTCGCTGCGCATGGCGCTGTCGGCCACCGGCTTCATCAGCGCGCCGGCCTTTGCCTTTGGCGGCATGGGCTTTCCGCTGGCGGCCATGCCGGCGCCGGCGCGCGCCTGGGCGCTGGCCCTGCCCTACACGCATTACGCGCGGGTGCAGGCCGCGCAGCTGCAGATCGGCGCGCCGCTGGCCGACTCGCTGGCCGCGCCGCTGGCGATGGCGCTGGCCGGCGCGCTGCTGCTGGGCGCCAGCGCGGCGCTGCTGGCGCGCACCGCGCGGCAACCCAAGCGCTGGGGGGCGCGCTGA
- a CDS encoding MFS transporter, translated as MSTPSPSTARLPTAIWALGLVSLLMDVSSEMIHALLPLFMVDALGMSVALVGLLEGLAEATALLLKVFSGVISDWFGRRKPLALLGYGLSAVTKPLFALATGPGLVFTARLLDRVGKGIRGAPRDALVADLAPPEQRGAAFGLRQALDTVGAFLGPLLATALMLLWADNFRAVFVVALVPALLCLLVLALGVQEPESPHAARRANPIARASLRRLPAAYWWVVGVGGVFTLARFSEAFLVLRAQQVGVGLALVPLVMVAMNAVYAASAYPFGKLADRVAPRTLLAVGLAVLIAADGVLAVGTHWSGLLLGVALWGVHMGMTQGVLAAMVAGSAPADLRGTAFGFFNLVSGGAMLAASVVAGSLWEWLGPAWTFGAGAAFSALALLGLAAWVRSAAPG; from the coding sequence ATGTCCACCCCCTCGCCCTCCACCGCCCGCCTGCCCACCGCCATCTGGGCGCTGGGCCTGGTCAGCCTGCTGATGGACGTCTCGTCCGAGATGATCCATGCGCTGCTGCCGCTGTTCATGGTGGACGCGCTGGGCATGAGCGTGGCGCTGGTGGGCCTGCTGGAGGGCCTGGCCGAGGCCACGGCGCTGCTGCTGAAGGTGTTCTCGGGCGTGATCAGCGACTGGTTTGGCCGGCGCAAGCCGCTGGCGCTGCTGGGCTATGGGCTGAGCGCCGTGACCAAGCCGTTGTTTGCCCTGGCGACGGGGCCGGGGCTGGTCTTTACCGCGCGGCTGCTGGACCGCGTGGGCAAGGGCATCCGTGGCGCGCCGCGCGATGCGCTGGTGGCCGACCTGGCGCCGCCCGAGCAGCGCGGGGCGGCTTTCGGGCTGCGCCAGGCGCTGGACACGGTGGGCGCGTTCTTGGGGCCGCTGCTGGCCACCGCGCTGATGCTGCTGTGGGCCGACAACTTTCGCGCCGTGTTCGTGGTAGCGCTCGTGCCGGCGCTGCTGTGCCTGCTGGTGCTGGCGCTGGGCGTGCAGGAGCCGGAGTCGCCGCATGCCGCGCGCCGCGCCAACCCGATTGCCAGGGCCAGCCTGCGGCGCCTGCCGGCAGCGTACTGGTGGGTGGTGGGCGTGGGCGGGGTGTTCACGCTGGCGCGCTTTTCCGAGGCCTTTCTGGTGCTGCGCGCCCAGCAGGTGGGCGTGGGCCTGGCGCTGGTGCCGCTGGTGATGGTGGCGATGAATGCGGTCTATGCCGCGAGCGCCTATCCGTTCGGCAAGCTGGCCGACCGCGTGGCGCCGCGCACGCTGCTGGCGGTGGGGCTGGCGGTGCTGATCGCCGCCGACGGCGTGCTGGCGGTGGGCACGCATTGGAGCGGGCTGCTGCTGGGCGTGGCGCTGTGGGGCGTGCACATGGGCATGACGCAGGGCGTGCTGGCGGCGATGGTGGCGGGCAGCGCGCCGGCCGACCTGCGCGGCACCGCCTTCGGCTTTTTCAACCTGGTGAGCGGCGGGGCCATGCTGGCCGCCAGCGTGGTGGCGGGTTCGCTGTGGGAATGGCTGGGCCCCGCGTGGACCTTTGGCGCGGGCGCTGCCTTCAGCGCGCTGGCGCTGCTGGGCCTGGCGGCCTGGGTGCGGAGCGCCGCGCCAGGATGA
- a CDS encoding aldehyde dehydrogenase family protein: MQLNFIANQSVASASGRTLPVLDPSDGQPFDDIQRSDARDIDAAVQAARACFDGPWSRLAAAERGRLLMALSNKVAEHAGELAALEQRDCGKPTKQAAADAAALARYFEFYAGACDKLHGDTIPYQNGYSVFTWREPHGVTGHVIPWNYPMQIFGRSVGGALAAGNCCVVKPAEDACLSLIRVAQLAAEVGFPLGAINIVTGYGHEVGDALARHPGIDHISFTGSPSVGTLIQQVAAERHCPVTLELGGKSPQIVFADADLDAAIPVVINAIVQNAGQTCSAGSRVLIEQAIYEPLMARLASAFQALRVGPAAMDLDLGPLIRASQQQRVWDFLSDAHAAGIATVAEGRVVDEAPESGFYQAPVLLADVPVAHRVAQEEVFGPVLSAMPFRDEDHAVELANATRFGLVAGVWTRDGARQFRMARRVQSGQVFINNYGAGGGVELPFGGYKSSGYGREKGFEALYGFTTLKTVAVRHG, encoded by the coding sequence ATGCAACTGAACTTCATCGCCAACCAGTCCGTCGCCTCGGCCAGCGGCCGCACCCTGCCGGTGCTCGACCCCTCCGACGGCCAGCCCTTCGACGACATCCAGCGCAGCGACGCGCGCGACATCGACGCTGCCGTGCAGGCGGCGCGGGCCTGCTTCGACGGCCCGTGGTCGCGCCTCGCCGCCGCCGAGCGCGGGCGCCTGCTGATGGCGCTGTCGAACAAGGTGGCCGAGCATGCCGGCGAGCTGGCCGCGCTGGAGCAGCGCGACTGCGGCAAGCCCACCAAGCAGGCCGCGGCCGACGCGGCGGCGCTGGCGCGCTACTTCGAGTTCTACGCCGGCGCCTGCGACAAGCTGCACGGCGACACCATCCCCTATCAAAACGGCTACAGCGTGTTCACCTGGCGCGAGCCGCACGGGGTGACGGGCCACGTGATCCCGTGGAACTACCCCATGCAGATCTTCGGCCGCAGCGTGGGCGGCGCGCTGGCGGCGGGCAACTGCTGCGTGGTCAAGCCAGCCGAGGACGCCTGCCTATCGCTGATCCGCGTGGCGCAGCTGGCAGCCGAGGTGGGCTTTCCGCTCGGCGCCATCAACATCGTCACCGGCTACGGCCACGAGGTGGGCGACGCGCTGGCGCGCCACCCGGGCATCGACCACATCAGCTTCACCGGCAGCCCCAGCGTGGGCACGCTGATCCAGCAGGTGGCCGCCGAGCGCCACTGCCCGGTCACGCTGGAGCTGGGCGGCAAGAGCCCACAGATCGTGTTTGCCGACGCCGACCTGGACGCCGCCATCCCAGTGGTCATCAACGCCATCGTGCAGAACGCCGGGCAGACCTGCTCGGCCGGCTCGCGCGTGCTGATCGAGCAGGCGATCTACGAACCGCTGATGGCGCGGCTGGCCAGCGCCTTCCAGGCCTTGCGCGTGGGCCCGGCGGCCATGGACCTGGACCTGGGCCCGCTGATCCGCGCCAGCCAGCAGCAGCGCGTGTGGGACTTTCTGAGCGACGCGCACGCCGCCGGCATCGCCACCGTGGCCGAGGGCCGCGTGGTGGACGAGGCGCCCGAAAGCGGCTTCTACCAGGCCCCCGTGCTGCTGGCCGACGTGCCGGTGGCGCACCGCGTGGCGCAGGAGGAAGTGTTCGGCCCCGTGCTGTCGGCCATGCCCTTCCGCGACGAGGACCACGCGGTGGAGCTGGCCAACGCCACCCGCTTCGGCCTGGTGGCCGGCGTGTGGACGCGCGACGGCGCACGGCAGTTCCGCATGGCGCGGCGCGTCCAGAGCGGGCAGGTGTTCATCAACAACTACGGCGCCGGCGGCGGGGTGGAGCTGCCCTTTGGCGGCTACAAGTCGTCGGGCTACGGGCGCGAGAAGGGCTTCGAGGCCCTGTACGGCTTTACCACGCTCAAGACCGTGGCCGTGCGGCACGGCTGA